A single Methanotorris formicicus Mc-S-70 DNA region contains:
- a CDS encoding histone deacetylase family protein translates to MAQIPQTTIVFPKDCIKYCIEGHPESPKRVELIYNALIDKFEFVDAKPAKKEDILLCHTEEHYNRVLNKDYFDWDTPVIEPYYPLLSAGSAIKAAKINGFSLSRPPGHHAGRNFLEGFCYFNNICIATKKLGKRTVILDLDVHHGNGTEDIVFGDEDILYVSIHQHPLYPGTGLESRENRVNFPLPPQTGEDLYLKILKKALEHVVDFKPEVLAISLGFDTYIGDPLANFALKEESYEKIGKLVGDVVNEFGINYFIVLEGGYSSKIGDLALKFFEGFL, encoded by the coding sequence ATGGCACAAATTCCGCAAACAACTATAGTTTTCCCAAAGGACTGCATTAAATATTGCATTGAAGGACATCCAGAGAGTCCAAAGAGGGTGGAATTGATTTATAATGCATTAATAGATAAATTTGAATTTGTAGATGCAAAACCTGCAAAAAAGGAAGATATATTATTATGCCATACTGAGGAACACTACAACAGGGTTTTAAATAAAGATTATTTTGATTGGGATACGCCTGTTATAGAGCCATACTATCCACTACTCTCTGCAGGAAGTGCCATAAAAGCGGCAAAAATAAACGGTTTTTCCTTATCAAGACCCCCCGGACATCATGCTGGAAGGAACTTTTTAGAGGGATTTTGCTACTTCAACAATATATGCATAGCCACTAAAAAATTGGGGAAGAGAACGGTAATCTTAGATTTGGATGTGCATCATGGCAATGGTACAGAGGATATTGTTTTTGGAGATGAAGATATTTTATATGTTTCCATTCACCAACATCCACTCTATCCTGGAACTGGATTAGAAAGTAGAGAGAATCGCGTAAATTTTCCCCTTCCTCCACAAACTGGTGAGGATTTATATTTAAAAATATTAAAAAAGGCACTTGAACATGTTGTAGATTTTAAACCTGAAGTTCTTGCAATATCACTTGGATTTGATACATATATTGGAGACCCCCTTGCAAACTTTGCATTAAAAGAGGAGAGTTATGAAAAAATTGGAAAGTTGGTTGGAGATGTTGTAAATGAATTTGGCATTAATTACTTCATCGTTCTTGAAGGGGGATACAGCAGCAAAATTGGAGATTTAGCGTTAAAGTTCTTTGAGGGATTTTTATGA
- a CDS encoding 16S rRNA methyltransferase — MKNIILAKSALELIPKEIKGKIKTKSFKYDILDSNYHYKFMKDLKDWEMRGRPDIIHFSLLTILDSPICREGKLNVYVHTYNDKVIYINPKTRLPRNYFRFLGVMEKLLKGNPNPLMKIEEKTLEELLHEINAKRVVLFSKEGKFSHPSSIMDYDTFIIGGFPKGTLNVDFENIDKISIYPEGLMAWTVCGICCSFLSY; from the coding sequence ATGAAAAACATCATATTAGCAAAATCTGCACTGGAACTCATTCCAAAGGAAATTAAGGGCAAAATTAAAACAAAATCATTTAAATATGATATATTAGATTCAAATTACCACTACAAATTTATGAAAGATTTGAAAGACTGGGAGATGAGGGGAAGGCCGGATATCATTCATTTTTCTCTTTTAACAATTTTAGACAGCCCTATATGCAGAGAGGGAAAATTGAATGTCTATGTCCACACTTACAATGATAAAGTCATCTATATAAATCCAAAAACACGATTGCCGAGAAATTACTTTAGATTTTTAGGAGTTATGGAGAAGTTGTTAAAGGGAAATCCAAATCCATTGATGAAAATTGAAGAGAAAACATTGGAAGAACTCTTACATGAAATTAATGCAAAAAGAGTTGTTCTATTTAGTAAAGAAGGAAAATTCTCCCACCCATCCTCTATTATGGATTATGATACGTTTATAATTGGGGGCTTTCCTAAGGGGACATTAAATGTTGATTTTGAAAATATCGATAAAATCTCCATCTATCCAGAGGGATTAATGGCATGGACAGTTTGTGGAATTTGTTGTAGTTTTTTAAGTTATTAG
- a CDS encoding DUF134 domain-containing protein has protein sequence MRFRRGRPKIPRLISEEPKLKIFKPQGIPGNDLEIIKMEVDELETIRLVDLLGYEHEEAARAMGISRRVFWNILKSARKKIADALINGKGLKIEGGFYKIRKCKFDEKCGKYKYCRFKPKPCRVFESYEG, from the coding sequence ATGAGATTTAGAAGAGGAAGGCCAAAAATTCCACGTTTAATATCAGAAGAACCAAAATTAAAGATATTTAAACCACAAGGAATTCCAGGAAATGATTTAGAGATAATAAAGATGGAGGTTGATGAATTAGAAACAATAAGGTTGGTGGATTTACTTGGATATGAGCATGAAGAGGCAGCAAGAGCAATGGGTATTTCAAGGAGGGTTTTTTGGAATATCTTAAAATCAGCAAGAAAGAAGATTGCAGACGCGTTGATTAATGGAAAGGGCTTAAAGATAGAAGGTGGATTCTATAAAATAAGGAAATGTAAATTTGATGAAAAATGTGGTAAATACAAATATTGCAGATTCAAACCGAAACCTTGTAGGGTGTTTGAAAGTTATGAAGGATAA
- a CDS encoding MJ1244 family protein, with protein sequence MKVLIYLFIRSEDVGKAINALTEGGITGFFLYDYRGMSPQDWKGFLLDEDPESTIKIINDLSENAILIGTVVDYKNVETLEKVIHNRLANDKYTIIEIPIEGIKVNMPED encoded by the coding sequence ATGAAAGTTCTTATTTACCTATTCATTAGGAGCGAGGACGTTGGAAAGGCAATAAACGCATTAACTGAAGGAGGTATTACTGGGTTTTTCTTATATGATTATAGAGGTATGTCTCCACAGGATTGGAAGGGTTTTTTGTTGGATGAGGATCCAGAAAGTACTATAAAGATTATCAATGACCTATCTGAAAACGCTATTTTAATAGGAACGGTTGTTGATTACAAGAATGTTGAAACATTAGAAAAGGTTATCCACAATAGATTAGCAAATGATAAGTATACAATAATTGAGATTCCAATTGAAGGTATTAAGGTAAATATGCCAGAAGATTAA
- a CDS encoding DUF167 family protein: MIEKIIKETKEGILINIDVTPNAKKNEIGSINEWRNKLEVKIKAMAKDGKANKEIVKFFKDIFKKDVEIVSGSTSPQKTLLIKDAKKEEVVKILESLIKK, encoded by the coding sequence ATGATTGAGAAAATAATAAAAGAAACAAAAGAAGGTATATTGATTAATATTGATGTCACGCCAAACGCCAAAAAGAATGAAATTGGCAGCATAAATGAGTGGAGAAATAAGTTAGAGGTAAAGATAAAGGCAATGGCAAAGGATGGGAAGGCAAACAAAGAGATTGTAAAATTCTTTAAGGACATTTTTAAGAAAGACGTTGAGATTGTAAGTGGTTCAACTTCCCCACAAAAAACTCTGTTGATAAAAGACGCAAAAAAAGAAGAGGTTGTTAAAATTTTGGAAAGTTTAATTAAAAAATAA
- a CDS encoding FeoA family protein — protein MENLLNKKPGVYVVKDILGGHGCKMRFYELGIYPGKRITLISSGDKGPILVRIGNTKIALGKGLAGRIIVE, from the coding sequence ATGGAAAACTTATTGAACAAAAAACCTGGGGTTTATGTGGTTAAAGATATCTTAGGAGGACATGGGTGTAAGATGAGATTCTATGAGTTGGGTATCTACCCAGGGAAGAGAATAACATTAATAAGTTCTGGAGATAAGGGACCAATATTGGTGAGGATTGGAAATACTAAAATAGCACTCGGCAAAGGTTTGGCAGGTAGGATAATTGTGGAGTGA
- a CDS encoding DUF7839 domain-containing protein: MKKRNITEFQILSEIVRKQPHVKQKEIADVLDITIQAVSEHMRNLLKKGYIKSRGRGEYIITEKGMRVLKGWISELKRYLDDVTQDLYKYKDIWPAIANEDLNEGDEVYLFMKGGLLYASKNIKTDAKGKVLEGGKKGEDIAICDIKGIIDVPRGKVTIIKIPPRIKGGSKNTNYEMIENILKDNEDLAIATMGTVANVVASKINLHPDIRFAVSDGIVAACNRGCDVLALITGKMTEKVVRVLDKHKISYTVLDATKED, from the coding sequence ATGAAGAAAAGGAATATTACTGAATTTCAAATATTATCTGAAATCGTTAGAAAACAGCCACACGTGAAGCAGAAGGAAATAGCAGATGTTTTGGATATAACAATTCAGGCAGTTTCAGAGCACATGAGAAATCTCCTAAAAAAAGGATATATCAAATCAAGAGGTAGAGGGGAGTATATAATTACAGAAAAAGGTATGAGGGTTTTAAAAGGATGGATTTCTGAGCTTAAAAGATATTTAGATGATGTTACCCAGGATTTATATAAATATAAGGATATATGGCCTGCAATAGCGAATGAAGATTTAAATGAGGGGGATGAGGTTTATTTGTTTATGAAGGGGGGATTGCTCTATGCTTCAAAGAATATAAAAACAGATGCTAAGGGGAAGGTTCTTGAAGGAGGGAAAAAGGGAGAAGACATTGCTATATGTGATATTAAAGGAATTATAGATGTGCCAAGAGGAAAAGTAACAATAATAAAAATCCCCCCAAGAATAAAAGGCGGCTCAAAAAACACAAACTATGAGATGATTGAGAATATCCTTAAAGATAATGAAGATTTAGCAATTGCCACAATGGGGACTGTTGCAAATGTCGTTGCATCTAAGATAAACCTACATCCAGATATTAGATTTGCGGTTTCAGATGGAATTGTTGCTGCTTGTAATAGGGGTTGTGATGTTTTGGCATTGATAACAGGGAAGATGACTGAAAAAGTTGTTAGGGTTCTTGACAAGCATAAAATAAGTTATACGGTATTGGATGCTACAAAAGAGGATTAA
- a CDS encoding MJ1244 family protein: protein MLLIKLFVEKDNVGKAINALTEGGITGFFLHECKGVSPKKFKVILEDLDEVVEAIRELSDAVIIKTVVDEKKIKTLEDVIGEKLSNEKYTVIKIPIRKIKINTCKKR, encoded by the coding sequence ATGTTGCTAATTAAATTATTTGTTGAAAAAGACAATGTTGGAAAGGCAATAAACGCATTAACTGAGGGAGGTATTACTGGGTTTTTTCTCCATGAATGCAAAGGAGTATCTCCAAAAAAATTTAAAGTGATTTTAGAAGATTTGGATGAGGTTGTAGAAGCAATTAGGGAGTTGAGCGACGCTGTAATCATCAAGACGGTTGTAGATGAAAAGAAGATAAAAACCTTGGAGGACGTAATTGGAGAAAAATTAAGTAATGAAAAATACACTGTAATAAAAATACCAATAAGAAAAATAAAAATCAACACCTGCAAAAAAAGGTAA
- a CDS encoding AAA family ATPase has translation MLINETKSIKEFRGIKELKEPLKLSKFNILIGKNNSGKTAILESFFISKSRKGL, from the coding sequence ATGCTAATTAATGAAACTAAAAGCATTAAAGAATTTAGGGGAATAAAAGAACTTAAAGAACCATTAAAATTGAGCAAATTTAATATTTTAATTGGGAAAAATAACTCTGGAAAGACGGCAATACTTGAAAGTTTTTTTATTTCCAAGTCCCGGAAGGGGTTATAA
- the surE gene encoding 5'/3'-nucleotidase SurE, with translation MLDILLVNDDGIYSNGLIALKDALLEKFNARITIVAPTNQQSGIGRAISLFEPLRVTKTKLADGSWGYAVSGTPTDCVILGIYEILKKVPDVVISGINVGENLGTEITTSGTLGAAFEGSHHGAKAIASSLQVTSDHLKFREGETPIDFTIPAKITANVVEKMLDCDFPCDVVNLNIPEGATEKTPIEITRLARKMYTTHVEERVDPRGRSYYWIDGYPILEEEEDTDVYVVRRKRHISLTPLTLDTTIKNLEEFKKKYERILNE, from the coding sequence ATGTTAGATATACTACTTGTTAATGATGATGGCATTTATTCAAATGGATTAATAGCATTGAAGGATGCATTGTTGGAAAAATTTAATGCGAGGATTACTATTGTAGCCCCAACGAATCAGCAGAGTGGTATTGGTAGGGCAATAAGTTTATTTGAGCCGTTGAGGGTAACTAAAACCAAATTAGCAGATGGTTCTTGGGGATATGCAGTTTCAGGAACCCCAACAGATTGTGTTATATTGGGTATTTATGAGATATTAAAGAAGGTTCCTGATGTAGTTATATCTGGAATAAATGTTGGAGAAAATCTTGGAACTGAAATAACAACTTCTGGAACATTGGGGGCTGCGTTTGAAGGGTCTCATCATGGAGCAAAGGCAATTGCATCATCACTCCAAGTTACCTCTGACCATTTGAAGTTTAGGGAAGGGGAGACTCCAATAGATTTTACAATTCCAGCAAAAATTACTGCAAATGTTGTTGAGAAGATGTTGGATTGTGATTTTCCATGTGATGTTGTCAACTTAAACATTCCAGAAGGTGCAACAGAGAAGACACCAATTGAAATAACAAGGTTAGCAAGAAAGATGTATACAACACACGTTGAGGAAAGAGTAGACCCAAGAGGAAGGAGTTATTATTGGATTGATGGGTATCCAATTTTAGAGGAGGAGGAAGACACTGACGTCTATGTTGTTAGGAGGAAGAGGCATATTTCCCTAACTCCATTAACATTAGACACAACAATTAAAAATTTGGAGGAATTTAAGAAGAAATATGAGAGAATATTAAATGAATAA
- a CDS encoding YcaO-related McrA-glycine thioamidation protein, producing MDEITYTLASYRVCSPEETWKKIEPILKDIGVTRIARIDGLDRVGIPVYSAIRPTAKEGAISVYSGKGATDIQARVSSAMEAIERYSAEMDEKTNVKTTQNPKNPIDVNELILPPNTKPNVDVWVEGYDIINDEFVEVPANAVFHPYEGRRLFRSNTNGLASGNTRDEAIFHGMLEVIERDAWSIAELSRRTYRRVSIEDAKNPLIHELMEKFRKAKINVILKDLTSEVGIPTIAAISDDDVLRDPALLCMGVGCHIHPEIAVLRALTEVAQSRATQIHGAREDTVRGDIVRRVSYERMKRIHKRWFEYKEEISISDIPNNAKLNLKKDMKFVKERLVESGFERVVVVDLKKVNVDVVRVIIPKMEVYCIDRDRISPWVRERIRKIMDKL from the coding sequence ATGGATGAGATAACTTACACATTAGCATCTTATAGGGTTTGCTCCCCAGAAGAGACGTGGAAAAAAATTGAACCAATATTGAAAGACATTGGAGTTACAAGGATTGCGAGGATTGATGGGTTGGATAGGGTAGGTATTCCTGTTTACTCAGCAATTAGACCAACTGCAAAGGAAGGTGCAATAAGCGTCTATTCTGGAAAGGGTGCAACTGACATACAGGCGAGGGTTTCATCTGCAATGGAAGCAATTGAAAGATACTCGGCAGAGATGGATGAAAAGACAAATGTAAAAACTACCCAAAACCCAAAAAACCCAATAGATGTTAACGAACTCATCCTTCCACCAAACACAAAGCCAAATGTTGATGTATGGGTTGAGGGATATGATATAATTAATGATGAATTTGTTGAAGTCCCTGCAAACGCTGTATTCCACCCTTATGAGGGTAGAAGGTTATTTAGGAGCAATACAAATGGCTTAGCATCTGGAAATACAAGAGATGAAGCAATTTTTCATGGAATGTTGGAAGTTATTGAGAGGGATGCATGGAGTATAGCAGAACTCTCAAGAAGAACATATAGGAGAGTTAGTATAGAGGATGCAAAAAATCCCCTAATCCACGAACTCATGGAAAAATTTAGAAAGGCAAAGATAAATGTCATTTTAAAAGATTTGACAAGTGAGGTAGGAATTCCAACAATTGCTGCGATATCTGATGATGATGTTTTGAGAGACCCTGCTTTACTATGCATGGGAGTGGGATGCCATATCCATCCTGAGATTGCTGTTTTAAGGGCATTGACGGAGGTTGCTCAAAGTAGGGCAACGCAAATCCATGGAGCAAGGGAAGATACTGTTAGGGGAGATATCGTTAGGAGAGTTAGTTATGAAAGAATGAAAAGAATCCATAAGAGATGGTTTGAATATAAGGAAGAAATTAGCATTTCAGACATTCCAAACAATGCAAAACTAAACCTAAAAAAGGACATGAAATTTGTTAAGGAGAGGTTGGTTGAGAGCGGTTTTGAGAGGGTTGTTGTAGTGGATTTAAAAAAGGTTAATGTGGATGTTGTTAGAGTTATAATCCCAAAAATGGAGGTTTATTGCATAGATAGGGACAGGATTTCCCCGTGGGTAAGGGAAAGGATAAGAAAGATAATGGACAAATTGTGA
- a CDS encoding tRNA(Ile)(2)-agmatinylcytidine synthase: protein MFIGIDDTDSPNKYCTTYIATLLIEEFKELGYKVEMPKLIRMNPTVKYKTRGNGGVSIRIIEDKKLDDEKKEIKNIVVEYVENYADFEYETTNPGIVFLDEENYAKNKDLLNSYYKKVLYDIVSIDYAENILKKINAEYIKYKKGYGIIGALGAISSNPPYTYELLAYRKRENWGKERFVDEKSVFEMDEKTFPFTFNNVDYDEGKSIIAPHTKCPVLYGIRGIDKDILIEAMNMIKSEGIDRYMIFKTNQGTDVHLRYMKIKNIYPNIGVIIYGKVVKEPKNLPGGHVVFRVSDGTGEIDCIAYEPTKKFRNIVRKLIVEDLIGVYGTVREEPFEINIEKLKIIKLAKKYIKDKKCECGGTLRAKGKKGGYKCKKCGKVIKYDEIKLIEVERDITEGFYEVPPSARRHLSKPILLF from the coding sequence TTGTTTATTGGAATTGATGATACAGACAGCCCAAATAAATACTGCACAACATACATAGCAACTCTATTGATTGAGGAATTTAAAGAGTTGGGTTATAAGGTTGAGATGCCAAAGTTGATAAGAATGAACCCAACGGTTAAATATAAAACAAGAGGAAATGGTGGAGTATCTATAAGAATAATTGAAGATAAAAAATTAGATGATGAGAAAAAAGAAATAAAAAATATTGTTGTTGAATATGTGGAAAATTATGCAGATTTTGAATATGAAACAACAAACCCTGGAATTGTTTTTTTGGATGAGGAGAATTATGCAAAAAACAAAGATTTACTAAACAGTTATTACAAAAAGGTTCTTTATGATATTGTATCAATAGATTATGCTGAAAACATTTTGAAAAAAATTAATGCTGAGTATATTAAATACAAAAAGGGATATGGAATAATAGGGGCATTAGGGGCGATATCATCAAACCCACCATACACCTATGAACTATTGGCATATAGGAAGAGAGAAAATTGGGGAAAAGAGAGATTTGTGGATGAAAAATCAGTATTTGAGATGGATGAGAAGACATTTCCCTTTACCTTTAACAATGTGGATTATGATGAAGGGAAGTCAATAATTGCCCCGCACACAAAATGCCCGGTTTTGTATGGGATAAGAGGAATAGACAAGGATATCTTAATAGAGGCAATGAACATGATAAAGAGTGAGGGGATAGATAGATATATGATATTCAAAACCAACCAAGGAACTGATGTGCATTTAAGATATATGAAAATAAAAAACATATATCCAAACATTGGTGTAATTATTTATGGAAAAGTTGTTAAAGAACCAAAAAACCTGCCTGGAGGACATGTAGTGTTTAGAGTGAGTGATGGCACGGGAGAGATTGACTGTATTGCCTATGAGCCAACCAAAAAATTCAGAAATATCGTTAGGAAGTTGATAGTTGAGGATTTAATTGGAGTTTATGGGACTGTTAGAGAGGAGCCGTTTGAAATAAATATAGAGAAGTTAAAAATAATTAAACTTGCTAAAAAATACATAAAAGACAAAAAATGTGAGTGTGGAGGAACTTTAAGGGCAAAAGGAAAAAAAGGAGGCTACAAATGCAAAAAATGTGGAAAAGTTATAAAATATGATGAGATAAAGTTAATTGAAGTTGAGAGAGACATTACAGAGGGATTTTATGAAGTTCCACCATCTGCAAGAAGGCATCTAAGTAAACCGATTTTGTTATTCTAA
- a CDS encoding phosphomannomutase/phosphoglucomutase → MVFKAYDIRGIFDKELDTKFAYSLGRSIGKEYNGKEILVGIDVRIGSKILVKPFIYGLLEEGCNVRYAGVISTPLMYFGTKGNYDLGVILTASHNPPQYTGFKMCDKDAIPLSPIEKIKPIFKNYGLNEEKIKEIEDVDLETLKVDIIGDYKRFFLKRCEKSDKKITVDFANGATTIAEKEILGELFENRVFINDYPDGTFPAHQPDTLKMECLEDIIKAVKENNSDLGIIFDGDGDRIGIIDEEGNVLQGDILTGIIAKEILKEQKNAKIIYDLRCSKIVPEIIEKFGGGGVKCRVGHYFIKKLMHEIDAVFAGELSNHFYFKEVGYFESPLLALNYILKAMEEEGKKLSEIAKEYKKYFHSGEINFKVKDQKYIMEKIKERYKNCKIEEIDGISIYCEDFWFNIRPSNTEPLLRLNLEAEKEEIMKEKVEEIRKYIEELNK, encoded by the coding sequence TTGGTATTTAAAGCGTATGATATAAGGGGAATTTTTGATAAGGAATTAGATACTAAATTCGCATATTCTTTAGGAAGGAGTATTGGTAAAGAATACAATGGCAAAGAAATTTTGGTTGGAATTGATGTGAGAATTGGTTCAAAAATCTTGGTTAAACCATTTATCTATGGACTTTTAGAGGAGGGTTGTAATGTAAGATACGCAGGAGTCATCTCAACACCCCTAATGTACTTTGGAACAAAGGGTAATTATGATTTGGGGGTTATTCTAACTGCTTCCCACAATCCTCCACAATACACTGGATTTAAGATGTGCGATAAAGATGCAATACCATTATCTCCAATCGAAAAGATTAAACCAATATTTAAAAATTATGGACTAAATGAGGAGAAAATTAAGGAGATTGAAGATGTTGATTTGGAAACATTAAAAGTTGATATTATTGGGGATTATAAGAGGTTCTTCTTAAAAAGATGTGAAAAATCAGATAAAAAAATAACTGTTGATTTTGCAAATGGTGCAACAACCATCGCTGAAAAAGAGATATTGGGGGAGTTGTTTGAGAATAGAGTTTTCATAAACGACTATCCTGATGGAACCTTCCCTGCCCATCAACCAGATACATTAAAGATGGAATGCTTAGAGGATATAATTAAGGCAGTTAAAGAGAACAACTCTGATTTAGGAATTATCTTTGATGGGGATGGAGATAGGATCGGTATTATTGATGAAGAAGGTAATGTTTTGCAGGGGGATATTTTAACAGGTATCATCGCAAAGGAAATTTTGAAAGAACAAAAAAATGCAAAGATAATATATGATTTAAGATGCAGTAAGATAGTTCCTGAAATCATTGAGAAATTTGGGGGGGGAGGGGTTAAGTGCAGAGTTGGGCATTACTTCATAAAAAAACTCATGCATGAAATCGATGCCGTCTTTGCTGGAGAGTTGAGTAATCACTTCTACTTTAAGGAGGTTGGTTACTTTGAAAGTCCATTGTTGGCATTAAACTATATATTAAAAGCAATGGAAGAAGAGGGTAAAAAACTCTCAGAAATAGCAAAGGAATACAAAAAATACTTCCATAGTGGGGAGATTAACTTTAAAGTAAAAGACCAAAAATACATCATGGAAAAGATAAAAGAAAGATACAAAAACTGCAAAATTGAAGAGATTGATGGTATATCAATTTATTGCGAAGATTTTTGGTTTAACATTAGACCTTCAAACACTGAGCCACTTTTGAGGTTGAATTTGGAGGCAGAAAAAGAGGAAATTATGAAGGAGAAGGTTGAGGAAATAAGAAAATACATTGAAGAACTAAATAAATAA
- the radB gene encoding DNA repair and recombination protein RadB, with translation MLKNILKGEIEKKTITQLYGPPGVGKTNICIISSINTIKKGKKVVYIDTEGSLSLERIKQICPNDFEDILKNMIIYEPHDFEEQTEIIEKKVPLLYNIGLIVVDSIASLYRLELSDDVNKNARLNRILGRQILNLLKVAKKNDLAILITNQIRDTLDGFEATGGRILEYWSKTIVRIEKYEQYRETILEKHRYAKEGEKVRFRIVDKGIEIIE, from the coding sequence ATGCTAAAGAATATTTTAAAAGGAGAGATTGAGAAGAAAACAATAACTCAACTTTACGGACCTCCTGGAGTAGGGAAGACAAATATCTGCATAATATCATCAATAAACACAATAAAAAAAGGAAAAAAGGTTGTTTATATTGATACTGAAGGTAGTTTGTCCTTAGAGAGGATAAAACAAATCTGTCCCAATGATTTTGAAGATATTTTAAAGAATATGATTATATATGAACCTCATGATTTTGAAGAACAAACTGAGATTATTGAAAAAAAAGTCCCATTATTATATAATATTGGGTTAATAGTTGTTGATAGTATAGCATCTTTGTATAGGTTGGAGTTGAGTGATGATGTAAATAAAAACGCAAGGTTAAATAGAATTTTAGGTAGACAGATTTTAAATTTGCTAAAGGTAGCAAAAAAGAATGATTTGGCAATACTAATAACCAATCAAATTAGGGATACTTTAGATGGATTTGAAGCAACAGGAGGGAGGATTTTAGAATATTGGAGTAAAACCATTGTAAGAATTGAGAAATATGAGCAATACCGAGAGACAATATTGGAAAAGCATAGATATGCAAAGGAAGGTGAAAAAGTAAGGTTTAGAATTGTTGACAAAGGTATTGAAATTATTGAGTGA